A single region of the Brachypodium distachyon strain Bd21 chromosome 3, Brachypodium_distachyon_v3.0, whole genome shotgun sequence genome encodes:
- the LOC104583964 gene encoding F-box/LRR-repeat protein At4g14103, which produces MPPVFRGGVGPRRCFARDPAKRTAMPAEASELDRLSALPDDLLQHVLGFLDTRQAVGQLSLLSRRWRHLWASMPRVILDGSVSERFGSALLLLREYAKLHAFSLGSSLASQFAYQRCWLRHAVSKGIRVLHITLGSACCFHLPDCVFNCATLEEMVLSSMVPEDIAPRSVCLPRLKKLRLDNARLLDSSVVWSLNSGCPAIEELDLDRCSLHRFWISSDTVKTLSVTACIYKEIHVSAPNVVSLRLTVAGRVQLDAMPSLSRAWVNISGDRANHLAPDEHGFLGALSSAQHLELFRFDSLLQDMMENPATEGPNFGKLKSLYLGEWLVADFYQPFASFLNHAPYLASLTLDTWKVCEEIAGKVPRLVAMPKERNDKLRLASASTGLEMLRLRISKGRDAAEFSKMRRLLKEKTKPKEMEVIWF; this is translated from the exons ATGCCTCCGGTGTTCCGCGGCGGGGTCGGGCCGAGGCGCTGCTTCGCGCGAGACCCCGCGAAGAGGACGGCCATGCCAGCAGAGGCCTCAGAGCTCGACAGGTTAAGCGCGCTCCCCGACGACCTGCTGCAGCACGTCCTGGGCTTCCTGGACACACGGCAGGCCGTGGGCCAATTAAGCCTCCTGTctcgccggtggcggcacTTGTGGGCGTCCATGCCCCGCGTCATCCTTGACGGCTCCGTCTCCGAGAGGTTCGGGagcgcgctgctcctcctgcgCGAGTACGCCAAGCTGCACGCCTTCAGCCTTGGCAGCTCCTTAGCGAGCCAATTCGCGTACCAGCGCTGTTGGCTGCGCCATGCCGTGAGCAAGGGCATCCGCGTGCTCCACATCACCCTCGGCAGCGCCTGCTGTTTCCATCTGCCCGACTGCGTGTTCAACTGCGCGACACTCGAGGAGATGGTCCTGTCGTCGATGGTTCCGGAGGACATCGCGCCCAGGTCTGTCTGCCTCCCACGCCTCAAGAAACTGCGCCTTGACAACGCGCGTCTGCTCGATTCGTCTGTGGTCTGGAGTCTCAACTCCGGGTGCCCAGCAATTGAAGAACTGGATTTGGACCGGTGCTCGCTCCATCGATTCTGGATATCTTCTGACACTGTCAAGACATTGTCCGTGACCGCCTGCATTTACAAGGAGATACATGTTTCTGCCCCTAATGTAGTTTCCCTGAGGTTAACTGTTGCAGGAAGAGTTCAGCTGGATGCCATGCCTTCCCTGTCGAGGGCTTGGGTGAATATTTCTGGTGATCGAGCAAATCACCTTGCTCCGGATGAACATGGTTTTCTTGGTGCTCTTTCTAGTGCGCAGCATCTTGAGCTATTTAGATTTGATTCGCTTCTCCAG GACATGATGGAGAATCCAGCTACTGAAGGTccaaattttggcaaactGAAGAGCTTGTATCTTGGAGAATGGTTGGTCGCTGATTTCTACCAGCcatttgcttcttttcttAACCATGCTCCTTATTTGGCCTCTCTTACTTTGGATACATGGAAG GTGTGTGAAGAAATTGCTGGGAAGGTACCTCGTCTAGTGGCCATGCCGAAGGAACGGAATGACAAATTGAGACTGGCATCTGCATCCACAGGCCTTGAGATGCTCCGCCTCAGAATCTCGAAAGGTCGCGACGCTGCAGAGTTCAGCAAAATGCGAAGGCTGTTGAAGGAGAAGACAAAGCCTAAAGAGATGGAGGTCATATGGTTTTAG
- the LOC100822864 gene encoding F-box/LRR-repeat protein At4g14103 isoform X2, translating into MPPVFRGGVGPRRCFARDPAKRTAMPAEAPGRDRLSALPDDLLQHVLGFLDTRLAVGPLSLLSRRWRHLWASMPRLNLDASVPERFGSVLFLLRDDAKLHTFTLRCSRTNNQAFVYQHWWLRHAVSKGIRVLHIAADGAYRFDLPDCVFNCATLEEIVLSLTIPEEIAPKSVCLPRLKKLRLVNVRLPDSSVVESLKSGLEELDLHRCSLYQFRISSHTVKTLSVTACAYEEIHVSAPNVASLRLTVAGRVKLDGMPSLLTAWVNISGHGANHLAPNEHDFLGALCSTQHLELFNFDSLLQNPATEDPKFGKLKSLYLGELVVADFYRPFAYFLNHAPNLASLTLDTSKVFEENVWNRKVSCQVSTLKEPYDKMNLAPESTGLEMLRLRISKGRDAAEYSKMRKLLKEKTKPKEMEVIWF; encoded by the exons ATGCCTCCGGTGTTCCGCGGCGGGGTCGGGCCGAGGCGCTGCTTCGCGCGAGACCCAGCGAAGAGGACGGCCATGCCAGCAGAGGCCCCAGGGCGCGACAGGCTAAGCGCGCTCCCCGACGACCTGCTGCAGCACGTCCTGGGCTTCCTGGACACGCGGCTGGCCGTGGGTCCCTTAAGCCTCCTGTCGCGCCGGTGGCGGCACCTCTGGGCGTCCATGCCCCGCCTCAACCTGGACGCATCCGTCCCCGAGAGGTTCGGGTCTGTGCTGTTCCTCCTGCGCGACGACGCCAAGCTGCACACGTTCACCCTTCGCTGCTCCAGAACGAACAACCAGGCGTTCGTGTACCAGCACTGGTGGCTGCGCCATGCCGTGAGCAAGGGCATCCGCGTGCTCCAcatcgccgccgacggcgcctACCGTTTCGATCTGCCTGACTGCGTCTTCAACTGCGCGACACTCGAGGAGATCGTCCTGTCTCTGACGATCCCGGAGGAAATCGCGCCCAAGTCTGTCTGCCTGCCACGACTGAAGAAACTCCGGCTTGTCAACGTGCGTCTGCCCGATTCATCTGTGGTGGAGAGTCTCAAATCCGGGCTTGAAGAACTGGATTTGCACCGGTGCTCGCTGTATCAATTCAGGATATCTTCTCACACTGTGAAGACATTGTCCGTGACCGCCTGCGCTTACGAGGAGATACATGTTTCTGCCCCTAATGTAGCTTCCCTGAGGTTAACTGTTGCAGGAAGAGTTAAGCTGGATGGCATGCCTTCTCTGCTGACGGCTTGGGTGAATATTTCTGGTCATGGAGCAAATCACCTTGCTCCGAATGAACATGATTTTCTTGGTGCTCTTTGCAGTACACAGCATCTTGAGCTATTTAACTTTGATTCTCTTCTCCAG AATCCAGCTACTGAAGATCCAAAATTTGGCAAATTGAAGAGCTTGTATCTTGGAGAATTGGTGGTCGCTGATTTCTACCGTCCATTTGCTTATTTTCTTAACCACGCTCCTAATTTGGCCTCTCTTACTTTGGATACATCGAAG GTGTTTGAAGAAAATGTTTGGAACCGGAAGGTATCTTGTCAAGTGTCCACGCTGAAGGAACCTTATGACAAAATGAACCTGGCACCTGAATCCACAGGCCTTGAGATGCTCCGCCTCAGAATCTCGAAAGGTCGCGACGCTGCAGAATACAGCAAAATGCGAAAGTTGTTGAAGGAGAAGACAAAGCCTAAAGAGATGGAGGTCATATGGTTTTAG
- the LOC100822864 gene encoding F-box/LRR-repeat protein At4g14103 isoform X1, translating to MPPVFRGGVGPRRCFARDPAKRTAMPAEAPGRDRLSALPDDLLQHVLGFLDTRLAVGPLSLLSRRWRHLWASMPRLNLDASVPERFGSVLFLLRDDAKLHTFTLRCSRTNNQAFVYQHWWLRHAVSKGIRVLHIAADGAYRFDLPDCVFNCATLEEIVLSLTIPEEIAPKSVCLPRLKKLRLVNVRLPDSSVVESLKSGLEELDLHRCSLYQFRISSHTVKTLSVTACAYEEIHVSAPNVASLRLTVAGRVKLDGMPSLLTAWVNISGHGANHLAPNEHDFLGALCSTQHLELFNFDSLLQDMMQNPATEDPKFGKLKSLYLGELVVADFYRPFAYFLNHAPNLASLTLDTSKVFEENVWNRKVSCQVSTLKEPYDKMNLAPESTGLEMLRLRISKGRDAAEYSKMRKLLKEKTKPKEMEVIWF from the exons ATGCCTCCGGTGTTCCGCGGCGGGGTCGGGCCGAGGCGCTGCTTCGCGCGAGACCCAGCGAAGAGGACGGCCATGCCAGCAGAGGCCCCAGGGCGCGACAGGCTAAGCGCGCTCCCCGACGACCTGCTGCAGCACGTCCTGGGCTTCCTGGACACGCGGCTGGCCGTGGGTCCCTTAAGCCTCCTGTCGCGCCGGTGGCGGCACCTCTGGGCGTCCATGCCCCGCCTCAACCTGGACGCATCCGTCCCCGAGAGGTTCGGGTCTGTGCTGTTCCTCCTGCGCGACGACGCCAAGCTGCACACGTTCACCCTTCGCTGCTCCAGAACGAACAACCAGGCGTTCGTGTACCAGCACTGGTGGCTGCGCCATGCCGTGAGCAAGGGCATCCGCGTGCTCCAcatcgccgccgacggcgcctACCGTTTCGATCTGCCTGACTGCGTCTTCAACTGCGCGACACTCGAGGAGATCGTCCTGTCTCTGACGATCCCGGAGGAAATCGCGCCCAAGTCTGTCTGCCTGCCACGACTGAAGAAACTCCGGCTTGTCAACGTGCGTCTGCCCGATTCATCTGTGGTGGAGAGTCTCAAATCCGGGCTTGAAGAACTGGATTTGCACCGGTGCTCGCTGTATCAATTCAGGATATCTTCTCACACTGTGAAGACATTGTCCGTGACCGCCTGCGCTTACGAGGAGATACATGTTTCTGCCCCTAATGTAGCTTCCCTGAGGTTAACTGTTGCAGGAAGAGTTAAGCTGGATGGCATGCCTTCTCTGCTGACGGCTTGGGTGAATATTTCTGGTCATGGAGCAAATCACCTTGCTCCGAATGAACATGATTTTCTTGGTGCTCTTTGCAGTACACAGCATCTTGAGCTATTTAACTTTGATTCTCTTCTCCAG GATATGATGCAGAATCCAGCTACTGAAGATCCAAAATTTGGCAAATTGAAGAGCTTGTATCTTGGAGAATTGGTGGTCGCTGATTTCTACCGTCCATTTGCTTATTTTCTTAACCACGCTCCTAATTTGGCCTCTCTTACTTTGGATACATCGAAG GTGTTTGAAGAAAATGTTTGGAACCGGAAGGTATCTTGTCAAGTGTCCACGCTGAAGGAACCTTATGACAAAATGAACCTGGCACCTGAATCCACAGGCCTTGAGATGCTCCGCCTCAGAATCTCGAAAGGTCGCGACGCTGCAGAATACAGCAAAATGCGAAAGTTGTTGAAGGAGAAGACAAAGCCTAAAGAGATGGAGGTCATATGGTTTTAG